Proteins encoded in a region of the Nicotiana tomentosiformis chromosome 9, ASM39032v3, whole genome shotgun sequence genome:
- the LOC104105041 gene encoding protein LATERAL BRANCHING OXIDOREDUCTASE 1, producing MAPVPSFPVKVGHIDDVQELKKTKPSSIPERFVRDMIERPKLATVTTPSSCNLNNIPVVDLSKILKGNKNSQDFHYEILKLSSSCEEWGFFQVINHGIDLDLLEKMEKIAMEFFMLPLEEKQKYPMAPGTVQGYGQAFVFSEDQKLDWCNMFALGVEPHFIRNPKLWPTKPADFSETVEIYSREIRKLCKNLLKYIALSLGLNEDIFEEMFGVAVQALRMNYYPACPRPDLVLGLSPHSDGSALTVLQQGKGSSVGLQILKENVWVPIQPIPNALVINIGDTIEVLTNGRYKSVEHRAVTHQEKDRLSIVTFYAPSYEIELGPLQELVDENNPCKYKRYNHGEYSMHYVTNKLQGKKTLDFAKIYNN from the exons ATGGCTCCAGTACCAAGTTTTCCTGTTAAGGTTGGTCACATTGATGATGTCCAAGAATTGAAAAAGACTAAGCCATCTTCTATTCCTGAAAGATTTGTAAGAGATATGATAGAAAGGCCAAAACTTGCCACAGTTACTACTCCATCTTCTTGTAACCTTAACAACATTCCTGTTGTTGATTTGTCCAAAATCTTGAAAGGCAACAAAAATAGCCAGGATTTCCACTATGAAATCTTGAAGCTTTCTAGTTCCTGTGAAGAGTGGGGATTTTTTCAG GTGATTAACCATGGGATTGATTTGGACTTGCTTGAAAAAATGGAGAAAATAGCTATGGAGTTTTTCATGCTACCTTTAGAGGAGAAACAGAAATATCCAATGGCTCCTGGAACAGTTCAAGGTTATGGTCAAGCTTTTGTTTTCTCAGAAGATCAAAAGCTTGATTGGTGTAACATGTTTGCCCTTGGTGTGGAACCTCATTTCATTAGAAATCCAAAACTCTGGCCAACAAAGCCAGCTGATTTCAG TGAAACAGTAGAGATATACTCAAGGGAGATAAGGAAGCTATGCAAGAATTTACTAAAATATATAGCACTGAGTCTTGGACTGAATGAGGATATTTTTGAAGAAATGTTTGGAGTTGCTGTACAAGCATTGAGGATGAACTACTATCCAGCATGTCCTAGACCAGATCTTGTTTTGGGACTAAGTCCCCACTCAGATGGAAGTGCACTTACAGTTTTACAACAGGGTAAAGGCAGCTCAGTTGGCCTACAAATACTTAAAGAAAATGTTTGGGTGCCTATCCAACCAATTCCAAATGCACTTGTTATCAACATTGGTGATACCATTGAG gtTTTGACTAATGGGAGATACAAGAGTGTGGAGCACAGAGCAGTGACTCACCAAGAAAAGGACAGACTATCAATTGTGACATTTTATGCACCAAGTTATGAAATTGAATTAGGACCATTGCAAGAATTGGTTGATGAAAATAACCCTTGCAAGTATAAAAGGTACAATCATGGAGAGTACAGCATGCACTATGTCACTAACAAGCTTCAAGGCAAGAAAACTCTtgattttgccaaaatatataACAACTAA
- the LOC104105042 gene encoding uncharacterized protein, translating to MATITGATPRIGTPWRFATPKHHFFNSCTKLSLSSSNPNFTLHKLSSQPFPMVPNLFRAEASSAFSIDAPSEELEASSRGAIGANDLLIVGPGVLGRLVAERWREEHPSCQIFGQTMTTDHHDELIKMGISPSSRETKFTFKFPYVIFCAPPSRTEDYPGDIREAALKWSGEGSFLFTSSSAPYDCSDNGSVDEDGPIVPIGRSPRTDILLKAEEVVLEFGGCVVRLAGLYKEDRGAHTYWLHKGTVDIRPDHILNLIHYEDAASLSVTILKKRLRGRIFLGCDNHPLSRQEVMDLVNKSGKFEKKFEGFTGTSGPLGKKLNNSKTRAELGWEPKYPSFAQFLGVSD from the exons ATGGCTACCATAACTGGTGCAACTCCCCGAATTGGAACCCCATGGCGCTTCGCAACTCCAAAGCACCATTTCTTCAACAGTTGTACGAAGCTCTCACTATCTAGCTCAAACCCTAATTTCACTCTTCACAAGCTTTCATCACAACCATTTCCAATGGTGCCCAATTTATTCCGAGCCGAAGCTTCCTCTGCCTTTTCCATCG ATGCTCCAAGTGAAGAATTGGAGGCTTCCTCTAGAGGGGCCATTGGAGCAAACGACTTGTTAATTGTAGGACCTGGAGTTCTTGGGCGTTTAGTGGCTGAAAGATGGAGAGAG GAACACCCAAGCTGCCAGATTTTTGGGCAGACAATGACCACTGATCACCATGATGAACTTATTAAAATGGGAATTAGTCCATCTTCGAGAGAAACCAAGTTTACGTTTAAGTTCCCATATGTTATATTCTGTGCTCCTCCATCCCGGACTGAAGACTACCCTGGTGATATTAG GGAGGCTGCGTTAAAATGGAGTGGTGAAGGTTCTTTCCTATTTACCTCGAGTTCTGCACCATATGACTGCTCTGATAATGGATCAGTTGATGAG GATGGTCCCATAGTCCCAATTGGAAGGAGCCCAAGGACTGATATTCTTCTCAAGGCAGAGGAAGTAGTGCTGGAGTTTGGCGGTTGTGTTGTTAGATTGGCTGGCCTTT ACAAGGAAGACAGAGGTGCACATACATATTGGTTACATAAAGGAACCGTGGATATTCGTCCTGATCACATCCTCAATCTTATCCATTATGAG GATGCTGCTTCCTTGTCAGTGACCATCTTGAAGAAGAGACTTCGTGGTCGGAtctttttgggttgtgacaaccaCCCCTTATCCAG ACAGGAAGTAATGGACTTAGTCAATAAAAGTGGGAAGTTTGAGAAGAAATTTGAGGGTTTCACTG GAACTAGTGGCCCTTTAGGGAAGAAGTTAAACAATTCAAAAACTCGTGCTGAACTAGGATGGGAGCCCAAATATCCAAGCTTCGCTCAGTTCCTTGGAGTTTCAGATTAA